CCCATCAAACCTATCCTACCGTTAAAGCGGCAATCAGCGAAGCTTCGCCGAGCCATCTGGGAAGCATCACGAACTCCAACGAACGAACGATCTACCGTTACATTCATACCGGCGGCATTCAAAGCTGCCAGCTGGTCATGGGCATGACCTTGCTCAAGCCGGGCAATATGTGGAACACCATGCCATGCCACACGCATGTTCGGCGTTCCGAAGTTTATTTTTACTTCGATATGCCGCAGGACGGCGTCGTCTTCCATCTGATGGGCGAACCGCATGAAACCCGGCATCTTGTCGTCCGCAACGAGCAATCCGTCATATCCCCCAGCTGGTCGATACACAGCGGCGTCGGAACCAGCAATTACACATTTATTTGGGGCATGGCCGGGGAAAACCAAATGTTCGAGGATATGGACGCCGTAGCCATGAGCGAACTTGGATAGGAGCATAAAATGAACTCTTTCAGGCGCCACGAAGCAATCATGAAAATATTGTTATCGCAACATGAGGCAACGGTTGCGGAGCTTAGCGCTACTTTGCAGGTGACGGGCAAAACGATACGCGAAGACCTTGCCAGATTGGAGGAAAAAGGGCTGCTGACAAGGGTTCACGGTGGCGCCATATTGGCGAGAAGCGACCAATTCGGCATTTTGTCGCCCAGGGAAGCAACCGACGGGCAGTCCGCGGAAAGAGCGGAAGCGGCGGAAAGAGCGCTGGCTTACATTCGCGAAAATGAAATTGTTGCGCTCGACGGCGGGCGAACCATGCTTGAATTGGCCCGCAAGCTTGCCAATCGCCCGCTGACCGTCATTACCAATGATCTTTATGTCATCAACGAATTAACCCGCAGGGAGGAAATTCGCCTTGTTGTGCCCGGCGGTTATCGGGTGCGCAACATGTTGGCAGGATCCGACGCGGCGAACTTCGTTAAAGGCCTGAACATCGACAAGGCGTTTCTGTCGGCGACCTGCGTACACTGGGAAACCGGCTTTTCCGTTTATACAAGCGACTTTATTGATTTTAAGCGCGCCCTGCTGCAAACAGCGAAAACCGCCTATGTCATCGCCGATCACACCAAATTCGGCCGCAACGCGTTGCGCACATTTGCCGCACTCAATGAAGTGGAAGCGATCATCACCGACAGCGGTTTATCGTCCGCTATAGCGGCGAAAATCCGCGCGGCGGGCGCAAAGGTCGACTGTCACACTAAAAGTGGGGGGATACAAGAATGAAGCTTTTTGATTTGTCCGGCAAAACAGCTTTGGTTACCGGCACTTCGGGCGGATTGGGGCAAGCGATGGCGATCGGGCTTGCCGAAGCCGGCGCCAACATCGTTGCCGTTTCGTCGTCGAATAGCGAGCAAACGCTCCGGGCAATCGCCGCCACGGGACAAAAAGCATGGCAAATCCGCGCCGATTTGAGCAATGAAAATATTTTGCCGGACGTCGTTCACGAAGCGATCGGTTTTAGCGGAAAAATCGACATTCTCGTCAACAACGCGGGAATTATCCGCCGCGAACAAGCCAGTGAACATAGCGGCAAAAATTGGCACGACGTCATCAACTTAAATTTAAACAGCGTATTTTTCCTGTGCCAGTTGGTGGGCAGACACATGCTGGAACGAGGAAGCGGCAAAATCATCAATATTGCGTCCATGCTGTCATTCCAGGGCGGCATCAATGTGCCCGGCTACACGGCCAGCAAGCACGGCGTCGCCGGCATTACAAAAGCGCTGGCCAACGAGTGGGCGGGCAAAGGCGTCAATATCAACGCAATTGCCCCCGGCTACATGATTACGAACAACACGGCGCCGATCATTGCCGATGAAGCGCGGCACAAGGCCATTACGGAGCGAATTCCGGCAAACCGTTGGGGAACGCCCGACGATATGAAAGGCCCGGTCATCTTTTTGGCGTCCGCCGCTTCCGATTATATGAACGGACATATTCTGTGCGTCGATGGCGGTTGGCTGGCAAGGTAACGGCTAACGTTCTCAAGAATTCCGCAGGGTTGGCCGTGTACGCATCAAAACCTTTTGATTGACATTGTGAATGAGCGCGACCGCGAACCGGATCAGCAAGAATCCCGCCCATTGGGCGGCGCCAGCTCCCCATAAGAATGCGGCGCCAGTTGTAACGGACGTGACAGAGGCTATTTTGGGTTTAACGCCCGGTTTTCCAGTTTAACGGACGCAGGTGCGCTTATTTTAGCACTTTGTGCGGTAATCTGGTAAAAATAAGGCGAATAGCCGCTCAAGCGTCCGTTACATTTTTTGCCCAGCCTTTTTTCGGCAAATAGCCTCTGCTACGTCCGTTAGCGCTGTGCAGGAAGGAGAGCCAACGTTTAGGCGTTGCGCACGGAGGCAGCCTCCCTGTTTTCGCGTTGCGCGGGAAGCGATCCGCCCGTTTTATCGTTCATCTCCCCATAACGATGGCTCCCTTTCAGCCCAACATCGTCAGATCGTTCAAAGCTGACGCAAAGAAACCGGCCTTCATGCATACAATTTCCTTTTTAACCGTCTTTTTTCCCGCATCGTGCGGGCCGCTTCATTTGCACCTGCAACCGGTTGTGTTTTAGCCACAGTTTTGTCATGATATGATAAAATGTAATGCGAGAAAACCCTTTGGATTGGAGAAAAGTGATGGCAGCCGAGAAGCTGAAGGTGTTGATCGTTGACGACGATGTTCTTATACGGACCGGATTGGCATTCGTCATAAATGCGCAAAAAGACATGCAAGCGATCGGACCCGCCGCTAACGGCGTTGAGGCGCTTGCGATTATGGCCGAAACAAAACCGGACATCGTGCTGATGGATTTGCAGATGCCGGAAATGGACGGAATTTCATGCATCAAGGAAATCCGCAAGCGGGATGCCGATTTGCCGATTTTGATCCTTTCGGTCTACAACGAGGAAGAGCATGTGATACAAGGTCTTCTTGCCGGAGCGAACGGGTATTTATTGAAAAAAGCGGATTTTTCCTTTATCGTGCGGATGATCCGCGACGCGGCCAATGGCCAATATACGCTTCCGGACGAAATAGCCGCAAGGATTGTCAATTTCATAGCCAAAAAGGAAAATCCAAACCCTCCGTCCGGCGGAGCGGAGATCTAGCTGCCGAATTGGACAATGGGCAGCAAAAAAAAGAATGTGCTGCCTTTTCCCGGTTCGCTTTTCACCCCAACAGTGCCTTGATGCTGTTCAATAATTTGCTGAACGATTGCGAGCCCCAATCCGCTGCCGCGTTCGTTCGCCTCCTGCCTTTTGTAAAATCTGCGGAATACATGCGGCAATTCCTCCGCGGCAATTCCCATCCCATAATCGACAATTTCCACAACCAATTGGGGCGCGCTATGCTCCCCTATCCGTTCAATATAGCAATTAAGCGTAATAATGTTGCTAATGCCGCGGCTGAATTTCTGGGCGTTGTCGATATAATTTTGCACGGCCCGCATAATCAGATGGCTGTCGATGAAGATTTGCGCTTCCCGGCCGTTTGCCAGCGTGTCTATTCTTCCCCGCCGCAACTGAAATCCGTTTTGCAGCAAGTCGCTCTCCAGTTTGGCGCAAACATCCCGCAGCCAATCGCTTGCCGCAACGATCTTCCTGTCCGGTTTCTGTTCGCCCGATTCCAGTTTGGCCAACTCGAACAAATCCTGGATGAGACGCTGGATATACGCCGTCTTGGCAAGCAACATCCTGGCGATTTCCCGCTGCCCGGAAGGGAGTTGGCCAGCCTCCATTAGCTGCAAATAGGTTTGCATGCCTACGAGCGGAGAGCTTAGGTCATGGGCGATATTGACGAGCATTTTGGTCCGCGTTGCTCTCATTTCCGACAATTGCTGATTCGCCTCATGCAGCTTTTGCGTTCGCATGGCCACTTTCTCTTCCAGCGTCGCATTCAAGCTTCCGAGCTGCTTGACCAACAAATCGTTGCGCCGCGACAACTGCGCATAGCGATAAGAAACGATTGCGGCTTGCGCCAACAAAAACAGGATAGCGGCTTCTTTCAACACTTCAACCGTGTCAATGAGATGCAAATAGAACAGTGTATCGTTGGCAATCGCCGCGGCCAAAATGACGACGGCAACCATATTGATCACCGCGCCTTCCCGCTTCCGGATAAAAGCCAGCACAGACACATAGCACACGAAATAAAGCAACACCACAACTTTTGCCGCCGATTGCAGAAGCAGCGTCTCCGTAAAAATGCGTGCCGGTGTGAACAGCACATAGCCAACAAGAAACGCGGACAGAATGAGCGACAAGTAGACCATTGCACGGTGCGCTTCTCGCGGATACAGCAGCTTCATCAGCAGAACCACGCACAAAAAAGCAAAAATTTCGGAGATATATTCAAGCTTCGTAAGCGCTTCCCAATTATGGACGCCAAGCAGCAATGAACTGAGGTACCCGTTCAAAATGATCGTGCGGGCAGCAAAGCCCAGGCAAGCCAATCCGGCGAACAAGGTTGCCAGGTCTTTTTTGCGCATGCCGAATATGACAAGGAGATACAACCCGATCATTACGAACCCGCCGATAACAAACAGGTCGTATAACTCTTCTTTTAAAATGCCCGGCAATAACGCAACCGTATCTCCATAAACAATGTCGTCAATAATTCCGCCTTCCCGAAACGAGAAGTTCGAAACCTGGATCACCACTTCAACCGTTTGCGCTTTTGGCTGAAAGACCACAAGATTGATATGCGATTGCGGCACTTCATCATGCCTGTCGGTCCCGACCTTGCCCAAACCCTGCTGTTCTTTCCCGTCGATCCAAAGCCGGTATGCGCTGCTGATCGACCTGATAAACAACGCTTTGTTTTCGCCGATATCGGAAGCGGGGACAAGCAAGAGCAGGCGGTAAGTACCGTAGCCGTGACTGTTGCCGGCATTGGCAGAAAACTTGAAATTTCTCCATGAAGCGGGGACTTTTAAGTATGCGGGCGCAAAATTGCCGCGCTGCCAATCCGCCGGTTCCAACAACCGCTTCCAGTGAAACTCCCATTCGCCATGCAAAGCGATTCGCTCTGTGCCCTGCCGATCCGCCGTCCCGCGCAAATCGATGACGCCTAAAGCCGGTTGCGGAACGGTTTGCAAATCATTTGCTTCATTTGCCGCGGCGATTGCCGAATCTTCCAATACGATAAAGGCAACTATTAAAACATATATTACAGCCAGGCATCTTTTCATGGATCGAGTTCCGCCTTATGCGCGTCGAATTTTATCAAGTTTATATCGCTGCAACTAAAAAAGGCCCCGATTTTCATGAAGCCTCTTTAATGATCAAAAATACTATTGAGAAATTTTAATCGTCCTCAAATAACCAATTCAATCGCATATTTCCTTTATGCTGGAGATAAATCGGCTCGCCCGCGTCATTTTTCACCGGAAGTTCTGTCGTTTCCGACAACTCCCGCGTTTTGATCTCGACCGTCCGGCTTGCGCTGTTCCAATTCACCCGTGCTCCCAACGCCTCACCGATAAAACGAATCGGCACGTACACACGGTTATTGATGATTACCGGCGGTTGCGCCAAGGCGATCGGCTGCCTGTTTTTATATGCCGTTTTTGCGCCGACCTGAAGTTCAATCGTCAGGTTTCCTTTCTTCCCCGTGATCTTCTTATCTGCGGGCGAATAAGTTACCGCAGCGTGCAACGATTCGAAAATCAGCCGCAGCGGGACCATTATGCTGCCGTTCTTATTGATCGGCGCCTGATCGGAAACAAGATATTCCCCGTCAAGCGAAATCCGGTAAGCGTCGGTTTTCGCCAAGGCCGGTTGAACAATGGAAAACATCAATATTACCGCCAAAATGCCGGACGCCCACGTTTTTATCACGAACATGCCTCCCCGATTCCACTTTATGCCTTTCATTCAATAATTCGCTTCAATTTGACAAAATCCTTCAAAAAAAAGCCCCGGCAAAAACCGGAGCTCATGATTACGGAATTATTATTGAATGGAAGCTTCGTAAATATCGCGAACAGAATCGGCAAGCGTTTGGTTGAACGCTTCGTCTGATTGCGCGACGTTCAGACCTTGCGACAAAGCGCGCGAGAAGCTGGCGATCAAACCATGGTTGCGCGCCAGTTTTTCATTCGCTTCCGCTTGCGAATATCCGCCCGACAAAGCGACAACCCTAACTACATGCGGTTCCTCCATCAGATCGCTGTAGAAATTGTCTTCCGTCGGGATGGACAGTTTCAGCATAATTTTTACGTCTTTGTCGAGGGCAGATAATTGATGGAAAATTTCTTCCTTCAGGATTTTTTCCGACAATGCTTTATCCGCACTGTAGATGTCAACTTCCGGTTCGATAATCGGAACAAGGCCCGCGGCAAAAATCTGCTTGCCGATAGCGAATTGCTGCTCGACGACTTTTTTGATGCCCGCCGGGTTGGCTTCCTTGATAACGGACCGCATTTTCGTGCCAAAAATGTGCCGTTCATTCGCCCGCTTCAGCAAATCGTCCAACCCCGGGATCGGCTTCATGACCTGAACTCCGTTTTCCGCAGCGGCAAGACCTTTATCAACCTTCAGGAAAGGCACGATGCCTTTTTTCTCCCATAAATAATCAGCGGTATATTGATCGTCAATAAACCGATCCATCGTGTTTTCAAAAAGGATGGCGCCCAAAATGTACCGGGAATCAAACGCAGGGCTTTTGATAATGCGCGTTCTCATCGCATGCACCAACGAAAACATTTGTTCTTCGTTGGAATAGCTGTCTTCCTTGATTCCGTACTGCAGCAAAGCTTTGGGAGTGCTGCCGCCGCTTTGGTCCAAGGCTGCGATAAAACCTTTGCCCTCGCGGACGCGTTCCAATTGCTTTGAATTCACTCTTGTTTCTCCTTTCATTTCACGAGCTTAATAAAAACATTAGCTTTCTTATTATATCATCAAGCGGTCCAATATCGAAAAATTAATTTTTAACAAGCTATTAAAAATGCTTATTGGGTCAATTGACAGTATATATTTTATTCTATCAATATTAGTGATAAACTATGATAAGTGTTGTAATGGAGCCTTCTGTTCTTTTCCGCAAATCAACTTAGAGGGACGATAATGATGAGCAACAAACAAAATAGCACGGACGTTATATTAATCGGCGCCGGGATCATGAGCGCAACTTTGGGGTCATTGTTGAAGGAATTAGTGCCGGAGTGGCAAATCACAGTATTCGAGAAACTCGCCAAAGCCGGGGAGGAAAGCTCCAACGAATGGAATAACGCGGGAACCGGGCATTCCGCCTTATGCGAGCTCAATTATACCGTTGAAAAACCGGATGGATCGATAGATATCAGCAAAGCTATAAAAGTGAATGAACAGTTTCGGGTTTCCCTGCAGTTTTGGTCTTACCTTGCGAACAAAAAACTGATCCGCAATCCGCGGGAGTTTATTACGCCTTTGCCCCATATGAGTTTGGTGCAGGGGGAACAAAACATTGCTTTTTTAAAGAAACGTTTTCAGGCGCTGTCCGGCAATCCCCTTTTTACGGGGATGGAATTTTCCGATGACCCGGCAAAGCTGCAGGAATGGATTCCGCTTATCATGAAAGGCCGCGCGGCGGATCAGCCGATCGCGGCGACAAGAATCGAATCCGGCACCGATGTCAACTTCGGCGCTTTGACGCGCATGCTGTTTGCGCATTTAAAGAACAAAAATGTCAGCATAAAATACAAGCATCATGTCGACGATCTAAAACGTTCGCGAAACGGCTTGTGGGAATTAAAAGTGCGAAACGCGAGCGGAGACGTTGAACGCTATACAGCCAAATTCGTCTTTATCGGCGGCGGCGGCGGAAGCCTGCCTTTGCTGCAAAAATCCGGCATTCCGGAAGGAAAACATATCGGGGGATTCCCGGTAAGCGGGCTGTTTATGGTATGCAACAATCCGGATATCATCGCGCAGCATCATGCAAAAGTATACGGCAAAGCGTCGATCGGAGCGCCTCCCATGTCCGTCCCGCATCTTGACACAAGATTTATCGACAACAAAAAAATGCTGCTGTTCGGACCGTTTGCCGGCTTTTCGCCGAAGTTTTTAAAAACGGGCTCCATGTTTGATTTGTTCAATTCCGTCAAAATGGACAACATCGTCACGATGCTGGCGGCCGGCGTCAAAAATATGGCATTGACCAAATATTTGCTGAAACAAGTCATGTTGTCCAAGGAACAGCGGATGGAAGCGCTGCGCGCGTTTGTTCCCAGCGCGAAAAGCGAAGATTGGGATTTGGTGGTGGCGGGCCAGCGCGTGCAAGTGATCAAAGATACTGCAAACGGCAAAGGAACGCTCCAATTCGGAACGGAAGTCGTCAGCGCCGCCGACGGTTCGATCGCCGCGCTGCTGGGCGCTTCCCCGGGCGCTTCCACCGCCGTGTCGGTCATGCTCGAGGTAATCAAAAAATGCTTCCCGCAACATATGAAAGCATGGGAAACAAAATTGAAAGAGATGATTCCTTCATATGGCGTTTCGCTGCTGAAAACCCCGGAACTCGCCGGCGAAATTCAGGCTAAGACCGCGCAAGCGCTGCGCCTGAACGAAACGGCGCCGGTGACGAAAGCGCGCCTAAGCGTATCTTAAAAAACCGTATCATCGCCATTAAAAAAGAGACCTCGTTCGGTCTCTTTTTTTGTGTCTTCCATAAGAAGCCAAAAATAGTGGAATTATCCCCAATGATTGTTACCTTGTGCGTTAAAATTACTGAAATTAGAATAACAATGAAGTGTATGATTACGCTTTCAAAAAAAAAGGGGAGGTAGAAGAATGAAACGTATTTTTGCCTTGTTTACCGCGGTTCTTATGGTGGTTGCCGTACTCTCCGCATGCGGCGGAAAGACCGACAGCGGCGCAAGCCCGACCGATACCGGCAGCAGTTCCACGCCCGCGCCGAACAGCGACTCAGGGAGCAAATCCGGCAGCAAAGTGACGATCAATCTTTGGTCGTTCACAGACGAGGTGCCAAACATGACACAGAAGTACCTCGAACTCCATCCCGATGCGAACGTGGAATTCAAACCCACAATCATCGCAACGACGGATGGCGCTTATCAACCGGCACTTGACCAAGCGCTTGCCGCCGGTGGAAATGACGCTCCGGACATTTACACGGCCGAAGCCGCATTCGTTCTCAAGTACACACAAGGCGATGCGGTCAGCTACGCGGCCAACTATGCCGACCTGGGTCTGACCGACCAAATGGTGAAAGATGCCGGCATCGCTCAATATTCGGTTGACATCGGCACCAAGGCCGGCCAACTGAAAGCCCTTGCTTATCAGGCAACAGGCGGCGCGTTCATCTATCGTCGCTCGATTGCCAAAGATGTTTTCGGCACGGACGATCCTGCCACCATCAAAAATGAAATCGGCCCCGGTTGGGATAAATTCTTTGAAGCGGCAGCGAAGCTGAAAGCCAAAGGGTACGGCATCGTTTCCGGCGACGGAGATATTTGGCACCCGATCGAGAACAGTTCCGATCAAGGCTGGATTGTCAACGGCAAGCTTCATATCGATCCGAAACGCGCGCAGTTCCTTGATTTGGCGAAAGAACTGAAAGACAAAGGCTATTCGAATGATACGCAAGACTGGACGGAAGCCTGGTATGCGGATATGTCCGGCAGCGGTCCCCAACCGATCTTCGGATTCTTTGGTCCCGCTTGGCTCATCAACTATGTGATGAACGGACAAGTGAAAGACACGTTTGGCGACTGGGCTGTTACCGAGCCGCCGACCGGCTTCTTCTGGGGCGGCACCTGGCTGCTCGCCAACAATGACGTCCTCAAGGACGACGCCAAAAAACAAGCGGTAGCCGATTTCATCAAGTGGGTTACGCTTGATACTTCCGACACGGGTCTCCAATATTTCTGGGCTAACGGCACAATGAAGGATGGCGAACAAGGCACGAAAGATACCGTCGCTTCTTCCGTG
This sequence is a window from Bacilli bacterium. Protein-coding genes within it:
- the kduI gene encoding 5-dehydro-4-deoxy-D-glucuronate isomerase, with translation MEIRHASHPEEVKQFDTARLRREFLIESLFSPDKTTLVYSHVDRFIVGGVYPVHQAVKLEAEKKEMAADYFLERREIGIINIGGKGTITVDGADYTMESKDCLYIGRGAKEILFRSVDPSAPAKFYFNSCPAHQTYPTVKAAISEASPSHLGSITNSNERTIYRYIHTGGIQSCQLVMGMTLLKPGNMWNTMPCHTHVRRSEVYFYFDMPQDGVVFHLMGEPHETRHLVVRNEQSVISPSWSIHSGVGTSNYTFIWGMAGENQMFEDMDAVAMSELG
- a CDS encoding DeoR/GlpR family DNA-binding transcription regulator, with protein sequence MNSFRRHEAIMKILLSQHEATVAELSATLQVTGKTIREDLARLEEKGLLTRVHGGAILARSDQFGILSPREATDGQSAERAEAAERALAYIRENEIVALDGGRTMLELARKLANRPLTVITNDLYVINELTRREEIRLVVPGGYRVRNMLAGSDAANFVKGLNIDKAFLSATCVHWETGFSVYTSDFIDFKRALLQTAKTAYVIADHTKFGRNALRTFAALNEVEAIITDSGLSSAIAAKIRAAGAKVDCHTKSGGIQE
- the kduD gene encoding 2-dehydro-3-deoxy-D-gluconate 5-dehydrogenase KduD; the encoded protein is MKLFDLSGKTALVTGTSGGLGQAMAIGLAEAGANIVAVSSSNSEQTLRAIAATGQKAWQIRADLSNENILPDVVHEAIGFSGKIDILVNNAGIIRREQASEHSGKNWHDVINLNLNSVFFLCQLVGRHMLERGSGKIINIASMLSFQGGINVPGYTASKHGVAGITKALANEWAGKGVNINAIAPGYMITNNTAPIIADEARHKAITERIPANRWGTPDDMKGPVIFLASAASDYMNGHILCVDGGWLAR
- a CDS encoding response regulator transcription factor, producing MAAEKLKVLIVDDDVLIRTGLAFVINAQKDMQAIGPAANGVEALAIMAETKPDIVLMDLQMPEMDGISCIKEIRKRDADLPILILSVYNEEEHVIQGLLAGANGYLLKKADFSFIVRMIRDAANGQYTLPDEIAARIVNFIAKKENPNPPSGGAEI
- a CDS encoding ATP-binding protein, translating into MKRCLAVIYVLIVAFIVLEDSAIAAANEANDLQTVPQPALGVIDLRGTADRQGTERIALHGEWEFHWKRLLEPADWQRGNFAPAYLKVPASWRNFKFSANAGNSHGYGTYRLLLLVPASDIGENKALFIRSISSAYRLWIDGKEQQGLGKVGTDRHDEVPQSHINLVVFQPKAQTVEVVIQVSNFSFREGGIIDDIVYGDTVALLPGILKEELYDLFVIGGFVMIGLYLLVIFGMRKKDLATLFAGLACLGFAARTIILNGYLSSLLLGVHNWEALTKLEYISEIFAFLCVVLLMKLLYPREAHRAMVYLSLILSAFLVGYVLFTPARIFTETLLLQSAAKVVVLLYFVCYVSVLAFIRKREGAVINMVAVVILAAAIANDTLFYLHLIDTVEVLKEAAILFLLAQAAIVSYRYAQLSRRNDLLVKQLGSLNATLEEKVAMRTQKLHEANQQLSEMRATRTKMLVNIAHDLSSPLVGMQTYLQLMEAGQLPSGQREIARMLLAKTAYIQRLIQDLFELAKLESGEQKPDRKIVAASDWLRDVCAKLESDLLQNGFQLRRGRIDTLANGREAQIFIDSHLIMRAVQNYIDNAQKFSRGISNIITLNCYIERIGEHSAPQLVVEIVDYGMGIAAEELPHVFRRFYKRQEANERGSGLGLAIVQQIIEQHQGTVGVKSEPGKGSTFFFLLPIVQFGS
- a CDS encoding copper amine oxidase N-terminal domain-containing protein, translating into MIKTWASGILAVILMFSIVQPALAKTDAYRISLDGEYLVSDQAPINKNGSIMVPLRLIFESLHAAVTYSPADKKITGKKGNLTIELQVGAKTAYKNRQPIALAQPPVIINNRVYVPIRFIGEALGARVNWNSASRTVEIKTRELSETTELPVKNDAGEPIYLQHKGNMRLNWLFEDD
- a CDS encoding fructose bisphosphate aldolase; amino-acid sequence: MNSKQLERVREGKGFIAALDQSGGSTPKALLQYGIKEDSYSNEEQMFSLVHAMRTRIIKSPAFDSRYILGAILFENTMDRFIDDQYTADYLWEKKGIVPFLKVDKGLAAAENGVQVMKPIPGLDDLLKRANERHIFGTKMRSVIKEANPAGIKKVVEQQFAIGKQIFAAGLVPIIEPEVDIYSADKALSEKILKEEIFHQLSALDKDVKIMLKLSIPTEDNFYSDLMEEPHVVRVVALSGGYSQAEANEKLARNHGLIASFSRALSQGLNVAQSDEAFNQTLADSVRDIYEASIQ
- a CDS encoding malate:quinone oxidoreductase, whose protein sequence is MSNKQNSTDVILIGAGIMSATLGSLLKELVPEWQITVFEKLAKAGEESSNEWNNAGTGHSALCELNYTVEKPDGSIDISKAIKVNEQFRVSLQFWSYLANKKLIRNPREFITPLPHMSLVQGEQNIAFLKKRFQALSGNPLFTGMEFSDDPAKLQEWIPLIMKGRAADQPIAATRIESGTDVNFGALTRMLFAHLKNKNVSIKYKHHVDDLKRSRNGLWELKVRNASGDVERYTAKFVFIGGGGGSLPLLQKSGIPEGKHIGGFPVSGLFMVCNNPDIIAQHHAKVYGKASIGAPPMSVPHLDTRFIDNKKMLLFGPFAGFSPKFLKTGSMFDLFNSVKMDNIVTMLAAGVKNMALTKYLLKQVMLSKEQRMEALRAFVPSAKSEDWDLVVAGQRVQVIKDTANGKGTLQFGTEVVSAADGSIAALLGASPGASTAVSVMLEVIKKCFPQHMKAWETKLKEMIPSYGVSLLKTPELAGEIQAKTAQALRLNETAPVTKARLSVS
- a CDS encoding ABC transporter substrate-binding protein; translated protein: MKRIFALFTAVLMVVAVLSACGGKTDSGASPTDTGSSSTPAPNSDSGSKSGSKVTINLWSFTDEVPNMTQKYLELHPDANVEFKPTIIATTDGAYQPALDQALAAGGNDAPDIYTAEAAFVLKYTQGDAVSYAANYADLGLTDQMVKDAGIAQYSVDIGTKAGQLKALAYQATGGAFIYRRSIAKDVFGTDDPATIKNEIGPGWDKFFEAAAKLKAKGYGIVSGDGDIWHPIENSSDQGWIVNGKLHIDPKRAQFLDLAKELKDKGYSNDTQDWTEAWYADMSGSGPQPIFGFFGPAWLINYVMNGQVKDTFGDWAVTEPPTGFFWGGTWLLANNDVLKDDAKKQAVADFIKWVTLDTSDTGLQYFWANGTMKDGEQGTKDTVASSVVMQKSNGTVDLLGGQNMFDVFVPANANATGKNLTQYDESINLIWRDVVRQYTAGNKSRDEAIADFKSQVKDKLGIESE